In the Streptomyces fradiae ATCC 10745 = DSM 40063 genome, one interval contains:
- a CDS encoding class F sortase: protein MGLERRGAGDRSAWDVIRGRQPWGALALVMLTGLAMVRNGVDVSSGPPQPVGAVSAEQGRTVAAPKPAAGLRPLEYAPASRVRIEALKVDAPVIDVGLDSQGWISAPPPQDPNLAGWYQNGIAPGQSGTSVIVGHVDNETGPAVFYTLGTMKPGQRVEVTRYDGRVAVFQVYGVEVYDKDDFPGVRVYGDTGHPELRVITCGGGYSRAGGYDGNVVVYARLVATR from the coding sequence ATGGGCCTGGAGCGCAGAGGCGCCGGGGACCGGAGCGCCTGGGACGTGATCAGGGGGCGCCAGCCGTGGGGGGCGCTGGCGCTCGTCATGCTCACCGGTCTGGCCATGGTCCGCAACGGGGTGGACGTGTCGTCCGGGCCGCCCCAGCCGGTGGGCGCGGTCTCGGCCGAGCAGGGGCGCACCGTCGCGGCGCCGAAGCCGGCGGCCGGGCTGCGCCCCCTGGAGTACGCGCCCGCGTCCCGCGTGCGGATCGAGGCGCTGAAGGTGGACGCGCCCGTCATCGACGTGGGGCTCGACAGCCAGGGCTGGATCAGCGCGCCCCCGCCGCAGGACCCGAATCTGGCCGGCTGGTACCAGAACGGCATCGCGCCGGGCCAGTCCGGCACGTCCGTGATCGTCGGGCACGTGGACAACGAGACGGGGCCCGCGGTCTTCTACACGCTGGGCACCATGAAGCCCGGACAGCGGGTGGAGGTGACGCGGTACGACGGGCGGGTGGCGGTCTTCCAGGTGTACGGCGTCGAGGTGTACGACAAGGACGACTTCCCCGGCGTACGGGTCTACGGGGACACGGGCCACCCCGAACTGCGGGTGATCACCTGCGGCGGCGGGTACTCGCGCGCCGGTGGCTACGACGGCAACGTCGTGGTCTACGCCCGGCTGGTGGCCACCCGCTGA
- a CDS encoding bestrophin-like domain — translation MSQWLALTLAMAAACAVVLAIVVINHRRVGEDDDPTQTPDVMEYMTMMIGVVYAIVLGLAIAGVWEGRGAAQESVRLEAQALHEVVARSEVWPAGVRERIGADVDAYVRHVVGPEWRAMAERGEVTPRGDELLGRVRRTVSEYRPADAHEAGAYQPLVDQVAAADDARGLRADSAGATMPGVVWFGLVAGALVAVGLIFALQIRRTFRELLLAGLYSALIAFLLFLIWSIDAPFGRGVSATTEPFLHHFPHLGD, via the coding sequence ATGTCGCAATGGCTCGCCCTCACCCTGGCGATGGCCGCCGCCTGCGCGGTCGTGCTGGCCATCGTCGTCATCAACCACCGCCGCGTCGGCGAGGACGACGACCCGACGCAGACACCGGACGTCATGGAGTACATGACGATGATGATCGGCGTGGTCTACGCGATCGTCCTCGGCCTGGCCATCGCCGGTGTCTGGGAGGGCCGCGGCGCCGCCCAGGAGAGCGTCCGCCTGGAGGCGCAGGCGCTGCACGAGGTGGTGGCGCGCTCCGAGGTGTGGCCCGCCGGCGTGCGGGAGCGGATCGGCGCGGACGTCGACGCGTACGTGCGGCACGTGGTCGGCCCCGAGTGGCGGGCCATGGCCGAGCGGGGCGAGGTGACCCCGCGGGGCGACGAACTGCTCGGGCGGGTACGGCGCACGGTGTCGGAGTACCGTCCGGCCGACGCGCACGAGGCGGGGGCGTACCAGCCGCTGGTGGACCAGGTGGCGGCGGCCGACGACGCGCGCGGCCTGCGGGCCGACTCGGCGGGCGCGACGATGCCGGGGGTCGTCTGGTTCGGGCTGGTCGCCGGGGCGCTGGTCGCGGTGGGCCTGATCTTCGCGCTCCAGATCCGCCGGACGTTCCGGGAGTTGCTGCTCGCCGGCCTGTACAGCGCGCTGATCGCCTTCCTGCTGTTCCTGATCTGGTCCATCGACGCGCCGTTCGGGCGGGGCGTGTCGGCGACGACGGAGCCGTTCCTGCACCATTTCCCGCATCTCGGCGACTGA
- a CDS encoding SAM-dependent methyltransferase: MDRPAWAPPGIDLSVPSVSRIYDYYLGGSHNFEVDREAARRAMEFLPGLPKIMQANRAFMRRAVRHAVGEGVTQFLDIGSGIPTFGNVHEVARQAAPDARVVYVDHDPVAVAHSKAVLDGDDRADIAAADLRKPHDILNSPEVGRLLDLDRPVALLLVAVLHFLEDADRPYDAVATLRDALAPGSLLILTHASFDGIPVPQEQAGGTVGVYRDIRNPLVMRSRDEVARFFDGLAMVEPGLVSMPHWRPDTPPEQEDPYAFSGFAGVGRKG, translated from the coding sequence ATGGACCGTCCCGCCTGGGCCCCGCCGGGCATCGACCTGTCGGTGCCGAGCGTGTCCCGCATCTACGACTACTACCTGGGCGGCTCCCACAACTTCGAGGTCGACCGCGAGGCCGCGCGCAGGGCCATGGAGTTCCTGCCGGGCCTCCCCAAGATCATGCAGGCGAACCGGGCCTTCATGCGCCGCGCCGTCCGCCACGCCGTCGGCGAGGGCGTCACCCAGTTCCTCGACATCGGCTCCGGCATACCGACGTTCGGCAACGTCCACGAGGTCGCCCGGCAGGCCGCCCCCGACGCCCGCGTCGTCTACGTCGACCACGACCCGGTCGCGGTCGCCCACAGCAAGGCCGTCCTCGACGGCGACGACCGCGCCGACATCGCCGCCGCGGACCTCCGCAAGCCGCACGACATCCTCAACAGCCCCGAGGTGGGCCGCCTCCTGGACCTGGACCGGCCCGTGGCGCTGCTCCTCGTCGCCGTCCTGCACTTCCTGGAGGACGCCGACCGGCCCTACGACGCGGTCGCCACCCTCCGCGACGCCCTGGCGCCCGGCAGCCTCCTGATCCTCACCCACGCGTCGTTCGACGGCATCCCCGTCCCGCAGGAGCAGGCGGGCGGCACGGTCGGCGTCTACCGCGACATCAGGAACCCGCTGGTCATGCGCTCCCGCGACGAGGTCGCCCGGTTCTTCGACGGCCTGGCGATGGTCGAGCCCGGCCTCGTGTCGATGCCGCACTGGCGGCCCGACACCCCGCCCGAGCAGGAGGATCCGTACGCCTTCTCGGGCTTCGCCGGGGTGGGGCGCAAGGGGTGA
- a CDS encoding putative bifunctional diguanylate cyclase/phosphodiesterase, translated as MSTPAQVSGSTAEPDGLEDRLQRFATIWSRAIFPVTATSMTRTEFEQHLLPLAERLSAALRARPFDVAPAQAVGAALVAAHCTDPDALSRTLGVVDSYLVLYCGTGADTPADDLRARCARLQHALAAGFARALRERTLSEQEAIARSALAARAFAEQALHATEARFRAVFEDAAIGIGIADLDGNVLDVNGALTRMFGGLEQVVRGRKVTEWVHPEDAPHVWNLYGELVRGERDHFRVEKPFYRSDGTVLWTNLTVSLLRDPEGRPQYQLALMEDTTERRLLNLRLRYEATHDALTGLPNRTLFSERLEKALTAGEDSRFGLCYLDLDGFKAINDSLGHAAGDRLLVEVADRLQTCATAPGEMVARLGGDEFVALTTGPRVTERDAEELAGRILAALSTPISLDGREITVRGSIGIVEGRAGERGPADVLRSADITMYRAKSAGGNRYERADPEADARAITRHGLTTALPAALDRGEFFIEYQPLIHLGDGTVHGAEALVRWCHPQHGVLGPDRFIPLAEHTGLIVPLGRWVLDEAVRQARFWKHRHADGGPLRINVNLSPTQLHHPGLVGDITDVLDRSGLAPGALCLEVTESALIGADEDLLKPLRQLAEMGVDIALDDFGTGYSNLANLRRLPVSVLKLDRSFTRGMQQHPADPVDMKIVEGIVSLAHSLELAVTVEGVETAAQAEQLRALGCDTAQGWYYARPGAPDRIHSLVLADAV; from the coding sequence GTGAGCACGCCGGCGCAGGTGTCGGGTTCCACGGCGGAACCCGACGGCCTGGAGGACAGACTCCAGCGGTTCGCGACCATATGGAGCCGGGCCATCTTCCCCGTCACGGCGACGTCGATGACCCGCACCGAGTTCGAGCAGCACCTGCTGCCGCTCGCCGAGCGGCTCAGCGCCGCCCTGCGCGCCCGCCCCTTCGACGTGGCGCCCGCCCAGGCGGTGGGCGCCGCCCTGGTCGCCGCCCACTGCACGGACCCGGACGCCCTGAGCCGCACGCTCGGCGTCGTCGACTCGTACCTGGTGCTCTACTGCGGCACCGGCGCGGACACGCCCGCCGACGACCTGCGGGCCCGCTGCGCCCGCCTCCAGCACGCCCTGGCCGCCGGGTTCGCGCGGGCCCTGCGCGAGCGGACCCTCAGCGAGCAGGAGGCCATCGCCCGGTCCGCGCTCGCCGCCCGCGCCTTCGCCGAACAGGCCCTGCACGCCACGGAGGCCCGCTTCCGCGCCGTCTTCGAGGACGCCGCCATCGGCATCGGCATCGCCGACCTCGACGGCAACGTCCTCGACGTCAACGGGGCGCTCACCCGCATGTTCGGCGGCCTGGAGCAGGTCGTGCGCGGCCGCAAGGTCACCGAGTGGGTCCACCCCGAGGACGCGCCGCACGTCTGGAACCTGTACGGCGAGCTCGTCCGCGGCGAGCGCGACCACTTCCGCGTCGAGAAGCCGTTCTACCGCTCCGACGGCACCGTCCTGTGGACCAACCTGACCGTCTCCCTGCTCCGCGACCCCGAGGGCCGCCCCCAGTACCAGCTCGCCCTCATGGAGGACACCACCGAGCGGCGGCTGCTCAACCTGCGCCTGCGCTACGAGGCCACCCACGACGCGCTCACCGGGCTGCCCAACCGCACCCTGTTCTCCGAGCGGCTGGAGAAGGCGCTCACGGCCGGCGAGGACAGCCGCTTCGGCCTGTGCTACCTCGACCTGGACGGCTTCAAGGCCATCAACGACAGTCTGGGCCACGCCGCGGGCGACCGGCTCCTCGTGGAGGTCGCCGACCGGCTGCAGACCTGCGCCACCGCGCCCGGCGAGATGGTCGCCCGGCTCGGCGGCGACGAGTTCGTCGCGCTCACCACCGGGCCCCGCGTCACCGAGCGGGACGCCGAGGAGCTGGCCGGCCGCATCCTGGCCGCCCTGTCCACCCCGATCAGCCTCGACGGACGGGAGATCACCGTGCGGGGCAGCATCGGCATCGTGGAGGGCCGCGCCGGCGAGCGCGGACCCGCCGACGTGCTGCGCAGCGCCGACATCACCATGTACCGGGCGAAGTCGGCGGGCGGCAACCGCTACGAGCGGGCCGACCCGGAGGCCGACGCCCGCGCCATCACCCGGCACGGCCTGACCACCGCCCTCCCGGCCGCCCTGGACCGGGGCGAGTTCTTCATCGAGTACCAGCCCCTCATCCACCTCGGCGACGGCACCGTGCACGGCGCCGAGGCCCTGGTCCGCTGGTGCCACCCGCAGCACGGGGTGCTCGGGCCCGACCGGTTCATCCCGCTCGCCGAGCACACCGGCCTGATCGTCCCGCTGGGCCGCTGGGTCCTGGACGAGGCGGTCCGGCAGGCCCGGTTCTGGAAGCACCGCCACGCCGACGGCGGCCCGCTGCGCATCAACGTCAACCTGTCGCCCACCCAGCTCCACCACCCCGGCCTCGTCGGCGACATCACCGACGTGCTGGACCGCTCGGGGCTCGCACCGGGCGCGCTGTGCCTGGAGGTCACCGAGTCCGCCCTCATCGGCGCCGACGAGGACCTGCTCAAGCCGCTGCGGCAGCTCGCCGAGATGGGCGTCGACATCGCGCTGGACGACTTCGGCACCGGCTACTCGAACCTGGCCAACCTCCGCCGACTCCCGGTGAGCGTCCTCAAGCTCGACCGCTCGTTCACGCGGGGCATGCAGCAGCACCCGGCCGACCCGGTCGACATGAAGATCGTGGAGGGCATCGTCTCGCTGGCGCACAGCCTCGAACTGGCCGTCACCGTCGAGGGCGTGGAGACCGCCGCGCAGGCCGAGCAACTGCGCGCCCTGGGCTGCGACACCGCCCAGGGGTGGTACTACGCCCGCCCCGGCGCCCCCGACCGCATCCACTCCCTGGTCCTCGCCGACGCCGTCTGA